tccgcttaccactgaggatatctttcatttattgttttgggAGCTTGGTTTTTCGCTTCTGTTTAAAGTCTTTCTCTTAACTGTGCTAGAATTTTGTTTAGTTCCATATTCGTTGCCTTTTCCTCTGCCTGTAATTAAAGTTAcagtttttaacaaattcagtatcttaaatatttctccattaatttagtaatactGTTGGCGCTATCCATTCGTCTAATACCTTTActtcttttttagtatttttttcttacatggTCAAAAGTAtagagaaaagattaaaaaatgtgcaaagaatttttcaaaggaaaaaataaataatttttaaaaaaaactctaaaacttaaaatagaaaaagaacgGAAAACAAAgtaaggaaaagatataatctcgtccTCACCTCAGacgattatattaaaaaaaaaagtactttctaatattttatttgtatagcCATAGCAAAATATagcaatacaatagtgtgaggagtaccaaaaactgaaactaaagtagaacttattaagcaaaaaatgtcaaataaaacaaagaaatgcaaagtgcaaataaaattgcaaaaaatatatgtattacaCTCCGAACTTGAGATTTGCGAGttgctttttattcttaatcataaaaacaaatgaCTCGAAAGAAACTGAAGGTCTTTCAAATCGAGAGAGCTGTCACGACgatctgaatattttaataatataaataattaaaatattcagcgatttataaaatgaatatttggaTTCATACTGCtctattcaatttatttgaagttaaaaatatagaaatacatACTTCAAACTGCCGTCCGTATTGATAATGAAAAAGGAACTAGTATttacataagaaataaaaaagttcgttgtctatttaaatcataaatatttattttctgacataAAGGAATGCTACGATTTGAAATATGTCGTTTGTTTTGCATCAAGGTTTATTTTATGTGTCCACTCACCTGCTGTTTTTTGCTGATGCAAGGTGATGCAAATGTTACCGAAagctgttttgttttattaatagaaaCGTGTAGTTAGCTCGAATTAACCGCAGATTTAGAAGATTCTCAAATGATATCTTTTTATATagggattgaaaaaaaaaacacttctttactttctttttcttcaaatttcgcaagaaatactttttaaagcattaaagtactatttaagttttgaaatttatcatacatgTATACAGTCTGGCCTCCATTTAACGAAGTTGCTAAAtaccgataaaaaaaattcctgatatGGAagattcgttaaatagaaaatcattatttgaaatacttaaacaacgcataacagattttaaattcataaacaccaGACATAATTTGTCTTCCTCACATTTTATTGCTgcattggttttattttttgcactgtCCAAAATATCCGACTCAGTTAATGTTCCTGTGCTTGCCgcttcaaaatcaataaaacgaAAATCATTAATCAGTAGTACATCATCGTTCACTTCGTGGCTCTCTCTTAGCTGTACCCACATATTTCTTAAGTTCTTCTAAAGAAATGTCATCCTCGTCCTCCGCACTTACCAAATTCTCCACGCTGACTAAGAATCCAGCTTCAGCATAACTGTTACGAATAGTTACGATATGTAACATCATAGTTCCACGCTTTAGAAATATCTGTTATGCTTTctcgtaaattaatttttggaaatggATTcctgtatgaaaaataaaagggaatGCAAGTAGAAGGGAAGGGATTTTACCACTTTCTCTAGAAGTTAAGTCGCtgcaaaaatcaattcaagaaaattttcccataaaatgagttaacaagtttgaaatgttccgAAATATTTCGAGAAATACGGAAAGtgaatcttaaagaaaaaattcgttAATTAGAAAATTCACTTTGCTATtgagaagttattttacgaagaaatttctaaaatattctcagtttctcgaaaaaaatcgtaaattagagaaatttgctaaatggaagttcgttaaatagaagcccgactgtatatatatttatatccgtgtaataataaagtttccaataaagtttaaaacttttagagtGACGAACGAAAAAGAATgcttttgaacaccctatgccaaacAATTATAGCCATAACTTATGACAATTATGTTGGTTATTATGTGCAATAactgcacaaaatttcgtaaacctagctaaatattcataaaaatgtaaacgcgaaaaaaaaagaaaaaaaatttaccttaggttttcttactataactgctaaaatattctataaaatcaaacaaaatttttagagtaatttttaataaaaaataaaaatatcattttaaaatttgaacaaaattcgttaaaaattgagcaagatatgaaaatttaaagtaatcctTTCACACTGCTTagacattttcaataatttattttctttcataattttcattagaaTCGTATTTGTAatgatgcatcagaaatctatGAATGTTACAATCCTCTGCAATAATACCATTGAAACAGcgtgtagtgtgtctaccactacaaaaatacaattccaattcattaGTGTATAAGACATGTTATCTGATTCTATGGTGGGATATCTTTTTATAGATGAATgctgacattgtcgataactactatTCTCACATCGGTGACCCGGATGTGATGTGTACACGCCCCCACTATtacttcgatggatgatccccattgaacagttgactttgCTACTTGTGATTGCGACATTGTCCACCTCCTCAACGTCGACACGTATACACTCGATTGCTAATGGCCACACAGGAGTGACCACGACCGTTAAACTAATACAGTTCTCGCAATCAGCATTCAAAAGTACGaggatcttaatacagctctcccggcttctcacaaacagcaatgaatcaactagtggtaccCGTTCATCGAATTTTATCACAGGTATAATTCTGGAGGAGGAGTACtttagtgtgtctaccactataaaaataaaattccaattccCTAGTACAGGGATGGCGAACAAATGGCActcgtgccatttatggcacgctgcacaatattttgggcacgccaccgatcacaattgttattgcactatgaattgttattacaaaaatgttattacactatgaagcatatgtaacaattaaattaaaatttataaaaaaaaacgaaataataaagaatcattaataaaaaaattaacaattaaggctaaaaaaacaattaataatcataaaaaaacaagctatCGAGTAATGGGAGgaatttgccttcgaggagaactttttgatggagcgaACTCACAGTTGctttacacggagaggaagaccacgagaacctcccacggttagtctgatggcaagaGCACTCTAGctcatgatccgtcaaccactgaggatatttcacgtcagcgctgtggtcggtgcaattcggatgcggaattcgtataaactgggattcgaatccggtttgCCTCATTGGAAGCCTAACGCTCTATCCGCTGAGACATCGCGGCTCTACATGCActagtgagaaaaaaatcaattttttgtttcaattctttccggttttaataatttattaactataaatatattttccccGGAAAGTATCATCGTCCAATTCCACGAAATTcgaaaaatcaaacatttaaaacagcattatttaaaacagcATCTGTTTTAACCATGAGCATATCTCTTCTgatcgatttatttttattacgcgAATCGTCTCTTAAACATTTAAACGCTCTTAAGTTAGTATTCACCGCCATTAACGCTGTATACTTAATAAGAGTTGATTACGTTAAACTTGGTTTACAATTTATGATGAGCTCTTCTCGCAGTTTTACATTCTGCATATATTAACTTCACGTCGGGAAGCACTtaaaacagattatttttaacaaactctACTCTatcagaaaatcttttaaattgtgGGCCAAATTGTAACGCAtgagattcattattttttacataatacgcagttatcattttttttttaatcgcacTCCTGCCCTAATTAATGCTGTTTAAAATACGCCCCCCCCccacttttaaactaatatgaGTCATCAATTTCttatcgagatttttttttaaaaccgatACTCGCAGACATTACAGCAATAATATTCAAATGCCGCACTTAACCTTGAGGtagattgtatttatttttggcgCTGTTTATTAAAGCATTGTTGTGGGGAAAGTTCTTTCAGTTCTCGTTTTCGGAACCATTAAAATGTAAcccatttttaaaagaactgatcttttgttttgttttgatgcgactggaaaaataaattctccCCGACTTTAATAAAGCTCCGATATTATTTGGAAGCACTCTCTTTTGTAAGCGCTCTTGGAATATTAGCGCTCTAATTTAATTTGCACTTTAGATTCGGACTTTTCCACTAAATCCTAAATATTAGCTAGCTAATTTAATTCGCTTTTTAGCTTCggctttttcatttaaatcctAAATATTAGCGAGCTAATTTAACTCGCTCTTTAGCTTCGACTGTTTCATCTAAATCCTAAATATTAGAGCACTAATTTAATTCGCGCTTTAGCTGAGGACTTTTCCACTAAATCCTTAATATTAGCGAGCTAATTTAATTCGCTTTTTAGCTTCGGCTTTTTCATCTAAATTCTAAAGATTAGCGAGCTAATTTAATTCGCTTTTTAGCTTCGGCTTTTTCATCTAAATCCTAAATATTAGAGCACAAATTTAATTCGCTCTTTAGCAGAGGACTTTTCCACTAAATCCTTAATATTAGCGAGCTAATTTAATTCGCTTTTTATTTtcggcttttttttttgtcgaaatccGAAATATTAGCGCGCAAATTGAATTCGCTCTTTAGCTCCGGACCTTTCCTCTAAATCCTTAAGATTAGCGAGCTAATTTAAATCGCTCTTTAGCTTTggatttttacactaaatcCGAAATATTAGCACGCAAATTGAATTCGCTCTTTAGCTCCGGACCTTTCCTCTAAATCCTAAATCTTATCGCGCTAATTTAATTCGCTCTTTATAGCTTCGGACTTTTCCTCTAAAGCCTAACTCCGTTTTATAAACCTCACCGTCTTGGATTCAAATCGCTGTTACATTTAACCCTTCAGCGACTACTCgtctttctttaatttagttaaagacatatttataatttgatatgcAACTAAATAGGAAAATTACGTACCTCCTCAGATCGCTGTGTCGCGCAATGGTTTCGATTTTGACCctaattttcactttattttttataaaatgctcaTCCATAGATCatgtaatttctatttaaaatacagtaagCAGGTTGGTTTCACTGCACTATCGAGGTCATTATTACACGTTGCCTGCATAGAGGGCGCAGCTGATCAATAAAGCTTTTAGAGTGACCAacgaaaaagaatgtttttgaacACTCTATGCCAAACAATAATGCACTCATTTATGACTGTTAAGTTGGTTATTATAGGCAATATATAGGTTGGTTATTATAggcacaaaatttcgtaaacctagcataaatattcatgaaaatgtaggcattttaataatttttattattattattattattttttttaaatttttttttaaacttaggtTTTCAGACTATAACTgctaaatattcaataaaattaatcaaaatttttaaagtaatttttaatacataacaaaaagattattttaaaatttgaacaaaattcgttaaaaattgaGAGACATATGAATATTTGAAGTAACCCTTTCATATTGCGTGGAaaacatttagaatattttctttctttcataattttgattagaaTCGTATTTGGTAACGATTAGAACatctttgaaaatgtaaaaagtttctaGTGAACCGCAatgactcaggggataaagcgttctccttccaatgaggtgaaccgggttcgaatcccagcgatgcctggtcgatacgaattgcTCCTCCGCCTTGCACGGACCACAGTGCCAACcggaaaatatcctcagtggtagacggatcatgggttagagtcctcttgccgtcaggaaGAAGGTTTTCCGTGGaaggtttccgtggttttcctctgcatgtaacgcaaatgcgggttagttccataaaaaaaaagtcctgcACGAAGGCAAatgtgaacacgcctatctTAAGAGTATATGgagagtattattttataactttagaagtGTTTAGGACATGCATATTCTCATGCATATCGATTcagtttaaagctttcagagatTTGAGGGTCCGGTAATACATTAAGAacaattaaaagtgtttttggtgattaaaaataataattaaaaaaaacagcaataagcttgtatcttgtatcaattattgtacaaaatttcataaacttaacttaaatattcataggaataaagacatttttataataaaaagaaaaaacaaactatttttttctcgcTTTTCGTTTTCTTACTACAACTgtaaaaatgtacaataaacgcaaattttaaattaataacaaaatatcattttaaaattgattaattttcatcgaccgtatgttaatttcaaacatcAAAATTGTAAGTTTTCTCATAAATCATAACCTTTCATTCGTTAATAATTTGCTTATGGATTCCATTACTAAATGttagttcaatttttatcaatgacgtgcagtccctggccaaattgtTAGACGccctataagattctatgtaaaatcttaattatcaggtgatactatacagctttatcgTTCTTAAACGGctgaaaccagtttgcactcgttaatgttcgtgtatcaattggttaacattgcaaagcaatacgttaaaaataaatacaaataggaagtaaataaaaactctcctgaataaaaacccattacatttatgtttaaatatagaaGTACTGCATATAAACTGGTGCAAAACacgtcattattaaaacactgcAGGGTGTCTAGTAATTTGGTTCAATTATTACAATATCTTactataatacctgatataataaatattctatatttgtataatatatctaatttatattatatatcgtctaatttaacccatagatacacgaacgtaaacagtgcaaaccggtttcagtcgcgtaaaaacaataaagctgtgtattgtcacctgataattaagattttacatagaattttagggtgcatctaataatttggccagaaaCTGTGTCTGACATTGATTCTGTGAATAACATAGCATGTTAAGAGTCttctaaataatcaattaaaaatgttttgatatttgtattttcaaaaatcacgatttacagtaaaaatttattttccatagtTCCggttaaatttttgcttttttttaattcaaaccgTTGATCAATTTCTCAGGACCAATAAAGTTGGAAAATTGTGCCATTGAAAAGATTTTCTGTAATAAccatctaaaaatgttttaatatattttatttttctaatgtcCAAGATGATTTTAATTATGGAACATGGTGACCATTATCTTGTGGAATAGAGAGTCATTTTTAAGTTTCCATCTatcgaattaaaagaaaacgaaatttttgaaaattattaatgataatactTCTCCCCCCTCCCCTCGAAATCTCCAaggcagaaattaaaaaaaaaaaaaaaaaaaaaaaaaaaaaaaaaaaaaaaaaatacaattcacaccttctatttatttacttttaaaaataataaaaggtggTGAATTTATCGTCAAAGCACAATGTTGATGAATAGAAAGTTCCGATTGTGCCAGTCATAGTCAATTCACATgctatcattttcaaaataaagtagtacgcattcatttatttaatcgaTGTCATATGATTTATTAATGAGGGCAGATGTATACAAAATACACCTGCGCGTTTCTCACTAAgataacagaagaaaaaatattcgataTCGTCTGCAACGTGATTTTGAGAAGCCTTATTAAATGACGCAGGAGGAAAAGAAGAAACAGGAGAAAAGAAGGGCTTCCAAACTAATCACTGAAAATGACGTAACGAAAAACTTACGATGAGTAATCCTCTCTATTTGTCATCTCAAGCTACGTGGCGGCAATCATTCGTTACCGATCGCCGACCAATCACAGAGCGGGCGGTTTTTCGATTGGAATAAAAAGATCACCCTACgctcaatttctttaattagatTGTTGTCTATTCTTTCGTTTGGATCTTTACAGGAAGGTTAGAAAGAGAAGATATTTTGTAGAGCTTCTCTTCTCTTCCTTTGGAATAGGGTTTCTCGTTTTTAAGATGAGCATCGAGATAGTTCCAGTGACGATATCGAACGATATGGATGATGATTCCTCCTGCGGCAATCACAGCGAAGAGGGTGGTCTCAATTTTTCAGACACCGACCCTAAAGACTCCGGCATTGACTGTGCTGATCCGGAGGATATGCCGGGTGAGGAGATCGCTTCTGCGATCATGAAGACAGTAGAGTACTACCTCTCTGATGCGAACATTCTGAGGGACCCCTTCCTCCTGAAGCATGTCCGTCGCAACAAGGAAGGCTACGTCAGCCTGAAATTACTCGCCTCATTCCGAAAAGTGAGAAGCCTCAGTCGCAATTGGAAAGCGGTGGCTTACAGCTTGCAGAAGTCGACCCAGCTCGCCCTGAACAGCGAAGGCACCAAAGTGAAACGCCTCACTCCCCTACCTGACCACGACGAGTCTCCGGTGTCCAGATCCATCATCGTTCACGGATTCAGTACGGACAAGCCTTCCGTCGACAGCATCAGCGAGATGTTCAGTCACTGCGGCGACATCGCCCTGGTCAGGATTCTGAGACCCGGCGGTTCCATTCCTTCCGATGTCAAGCACTTCCTCGCGAAGAATAGCGACATTCAGTCCAAAGTCAGCGCCCTGGTGGAATTCGAAGAGCACTCGGCCGCTAAAAGAGCGCTAGAATCTGATCTACCCGGTGACATCAAAGTCACATCGATTGTTCTCAAAGAAAAATCAGAGAACACTGATCCAAAATCATCTCCAGccaaggaaaaaaagaagaaaaagaacagGAAATCATCGAATGCTGATTCATCGACGACTCTAAATGACAATAGACGAAGTTCCAGTGGATCTGTTAGCTCCGGTTACCTTTCATCCTCGCCATACAACACCAATCCATTCGATAATCGATATCCGAGGCGGCACAGTTACCACATCTATAATGACCCAAACTCTTCATTTGCTTCATTGTCTAATAGGCACGGTGGATCAAGGGACCGCCTTCTACGGAGTGATATCATGAGTCCCTGGCGCCGGCGCCGagaacaatctgactcaaattTGCTCTCTTCGGTGTCATCGGCGTGCCAACTATTGCAAGGTGTTCCAGTCAAAACGATCCGTATGCCAAAAGGGCCCGATGGCACAAACGGATTTTGTCCAAAGTTCCGATCCAGGCTTCCATCCACGGCtgagtaaaatgcatttaattgttGAACATTTAACATAAGTATTagcaattttgaacatttttttaaacccaaatcatactaaaatatcatttttttaaaaagtattaatgcattcattttattatcgTTTGGTATTGTTACTTTATTAAAACAACTATTAGAAGAATagtttttcatgtatttaaaaaaaaaaaaaaaaaaaaaaaaaaaaaaaaaaNaaaaaaaaaaaaaaaaccgaaaacgataattaattttataatcatttcatgacaaatcttttttatgttgcaacccttgattagaaaaaaacagcaatttgtttttaaaatacttaaatgtttatttaatattattttatttccaatttattcaaataccatttcatatttaaattttttcttgaaataatattttttagtttgtataTGTGCaatcatacatatatatatatatatatatatatattttaaatacctaaAACAGGATATTATAAAATGCTGTTTTTCGATGTGGTTTAGAAACTGAACGgtaattttgttgttatttaaattcatgtttatgATCTGTTATCATANaaaaaaaaaaaaaaaaaaaaaaaaaaaaaaaaaaaaaaaaaaaaaaaaaaaaaaaaaaccgaaaacgataattaattttataatcatttcatGACAAATCTTTTTTATGTTGCAACCCTTGACtagaaaaaaacagcaatttgtttttaaaatacttaaatgtttatttaataatattttatttccaattgcaatttattcaaataccatttcatatttaaattctttcttgaaataatattttttagtttgtataTGTGCaatcatacatatatatatatattttaaatacctaaAACAGGATATTATAAAATGCTGTTTTTCGATGTGGTTTAGAAACTGAACGgtaattttgttgttatttaaattcatgtttatgATCTGTTATCATATTCCCACCAAATTTCATCCACTGTTAAATATGAGAATAGTTTGTTTCATTCAATGGTTTAAACAGTATTTCTATGTacataatgtaaatatatttgttaaaaaaaaattatgattttctacTGTGAAATCTACATATGTTGTGCCTTTTATATGTTGTAAAGTATTCACGTatgttatattgaaataaacaaagaattatagtttcatatcatatatttattaccAATTAATCACAAGCTTATTCATTGTTTCATATGATTATTTAGAATttgcaaaaagaatttaaaggaaagttacattatttttaataaatgtagtttatttggaatgtaatttttcatcGGGACTATTTACAAAGCAATGAAATACAAAACGTTTCATATCAGATTTACAacgaatagtatttttttacaaattatttttcaatcgaatgtttcttaaatatcaaaattgaatCATAGTGAAAATAACTTGTTTacatgaatatataaaaatgatttacaaCTCTAATTTAacttaagcaaaattattgattaaaataattaattcaattgaaaaatataatttctgtttttacattgtacattgatgataatatattatttattacttaaaaatgattttttaaaaatttttttctagagaTAGTATTTGAtggttttcaattataatttttgtgtgttataaaaattgtttctggcAAATTTATCTtagtaataaattcattttgtgtttttggTTACAAATAAGAATACGGAACTTCAAGTTAATcctaaaatagtttgaattttgtcaaaatccttttgcataatttatttatcataaaaattttaattatttgtatttttagaagctcttgtagacaatttttttagaactcaattgagatcaaaatttgaaaaaaaaaagctatatattttaaaatagtagtgAAATATGTGTTGTTTAATACAgcgtaattaaaaaagtgatttatttaatattccaggcatatttttttcaatatatttgtttttcagggcaagtttatttttaatatttactatcctgaaaaaaaaagaaaacataaagaaaaaaatttcatttaggcagtttagttttattctaatttaataaaattaaaaagaaataatgtttctgaaatatttaactgcatataaaataaagtgtttattCCGCCATTTACAACTGCAGAACCGTTTATACTAGCGCCCTGACAGTAGTGAAAagggtaatttttatttgttcaaaaaaatcctaaaaattgctcaaaaagtTCTATTAGATTGATCAGGAGAGATGTTTCATCCATGGAATTTTTTCTTAGGTCTAAAACTtgctattgataaaaattaaactgcaaacgatttttttccatatattttaaagattatatgaTCGATGTTTCCTTgctcgatttaaaaaaaaaaagaaaaaaaagaagagtttaTTGCACATTCtttattaacaaactaatttttattcgttataaTAATCGTcagataaattaaatgattaagtGAAGGTGGCAGCATAGAACAACGTCACTGAATTAGCTTCTGAAACTAAgtgtttaatttgttaaaatttaaaacgatgtttacataaaattaaattccaagtgcttaatttgttaaaatttaaaacgatgtttacataaaattacttaattttaaatcaacggtattttaaaataaaaaaaaagcatgctaTGTACTGAAAAGCGAAGtgaatggagaaaaaatatatccattCGTTTAGGGTTGGGGAAACCGTAAAAAATCATTGCAATActattgacgccaatgatgcttaattatttttgatgattaattagtataattggagtaaaaaaaataagatacagtgaacaaataaataaaataataataatcactctgaataactttcgttcgaATGGTTtcagggggtgacctcaaatatgctaattatttagtgctaactattaattcaAATGCGAAATCGGACACCAAAACACGTACTTTTCCTGAATAAacgtatatatatgtatagatgTATAAATTgacatatttggattcttaaccttcaaaatgTAGGgcgtagccgcaatctggaaaatatggttcccataatatgatcaggagagcgatccaaagttcgtacccctcaatgttaatttcactctttgcgattttagttatatttttaaaactaatctagcaattgaaaaaaaaggaagaaaaattgcaCTCACTTTTAAAACCCGTTTACCCTAAGATAATTtcctgcaaaaataaaaatatttattaattatttattatttcgtataatttaatttatttgaggatgaaaaaatgttgaattatgaggtataaattttaacatatatttttttttattaaaaaatctaaagtttcaactgtttttatttagtagaagcagagaaaaattaaaattaattattttgcaaaaaataagttgacaacaatgaagaattaaaatttaaatgtggttAACTTACGAGGAACTTGACCTAAACGCGTGCAgcgtaaaatttctttcatatttttttcgctaataacaATCCTTTgccaatccttttttttttaatttttagttatgaaatacgtttttttcttttttagtcgtctaaaaatttattcgtaatttagcaaagatttttgaataaaacattttattga
Above is a window of Parasteatoda tepidariorum isolate YZ-2023 chromosome 5, CAS_Ptep_4.0, whole genome shotgun sequence DNA encoding:
- the LOC107444408 gene encoding la-related protein 6, with the translated sequence MSIEIVPVTISNDMDDDSSCGNHSEEGGLNFSDTDPKDSGIDCADPEDMPGEEIASAIMKTVEYYLSDANILRDPFLLKHVRRNKEGYVSLKLLASFRKVRSLSRNWKAVAYSLQKSTQLALNSEGTKVKRLTPLPDHDESPVSRSIIVHGFSTDKPSVDSISEMFSHCGDIALVRILRPGGSIPSDVKHFLAKNSDIQSKVSALVEFEEHSAAKRALESDLPGDIKVTSIVLKEKSENTDPKSSPAKEKKKKKNRKSSNADSSTTLNDNRRSSSGSVSSGYLSSSPYNTNPFDNRYPRRHSYHIYNDPNSSFASLSNRHGGSRDRLLRSDIMSPWRRRREQSDSNLLSSVSSACQLLQGVPVKTIRMPKGPDGTNGFCPKFRSRLPSTAE